From the genome of Cellvibrio japonicus Ueda107, one region includes:
- a CDS encoding PAS domain S-box protein, producing MLDIFITHPDPAMLLKGTYNPWLVCLSILIAIGSSYIGLQIAAMAHRAPRGLHAQVALLTGSLAMGGGIWSMHFIGMLAFRIGNHVHYDPLVTFLSMVPSVLASWVALQMLSHDQISRRQLWVGGILVGAGIGTMHYSGMAAMHMSASLKYDPWWFAASILVAALLAILALWIRFGLSGNNQLGPVQKSLLASSVMGLAIAGMHYTGMGAARFMGEPGGHLVESSENHGLLAIIISATTLALSMLALAGNLVLRYRQLYNQLLNSESRLRAIVDTAVDGIITIDSQGKILAMNNAAEQLFGWTPAEIEQRNIKMLMPEPYHSEHDSYLHNYAKTGNARIIGTGREVVALHKDGRQIPVRLAVGKAELPGQTLFVGFVSDISVRKSMERELRTREQQYRTLISNIPGIAFRSHLVAPWNMIFISDAVQRVTGWPASDFMSGHVTMGDLLHPDDVARINAQVTDALSRKRSYTCEYRVIHRDGSEHWVSETASGVYDETGTPIWIDGVIMDITESKRRAHEFEGVVEAIGRASAVAEFDMDGTIIGVNENFLKLTGYHKNELLGRHHRILCMPEEAASEDYQQFWQDLNRGIFRSGEFCYIDCNENPIWVQAIYTPIFDVDGKPWKIFTIASDLSERKAMEQDLVAAKERAEQASIAKGMFLANMSHEIRTPMNAIIGFTELLLDSALDPVQLKHMQTVRQSARSLLGLLNDILDTAKLERGALELDMHVFSLKQLCQQIMAELQIQADKKGLGLHLDYVHTTPDQVLGDELRIRQVLVNLLGNAIKFTLTGEVRLSVDVLGEGVRMQVQDTGIGIAVERIEHIFTPFTQADASMARRFGGTGLGTTIARQLTELMGGKISVTSVEGQGSCFVVWLPLEAAAGSSLKIHTRTTALPPLKILIADDVPQNIEVLELTLTRDGHQVKSVDNGLSAWAMFQAEVFDIILMDIQMPEVDGLQATKIIREWERLQQRQLTPIIALTASVLPKDRLEADMAGMSGFASKPIDKAELYTEIARCLGLQAGTRNNRPEQQPLNLPVIDLPAALARWGNSDKLYKAIDQFCRDVSSDPLQAGADNLQQQVHRLRGAAANLGLAQVAYILQNIEQHQPSGNAQFSLLAHAITQVIHQLDNLLPTEAADTAGEPSIPLSLLLRLAYACQHSSIDEEGLRQLQGLLPSQWFAQLESAIDQFDFDSAAALLADWINNAPWVTRDA from the coding sequence ATGTTAGATATTTTTATTACCCATCCTGATCCTGCCATGCTGCTCAAGGGGACTTATAACCCTTGGCTGGTTTGCCTTTCTATCCTCATTGCCATTGGTTCTTCCTATATCGGGTTGCAGATTGCTGCCATGGCACATCGAGCCCCCAGGGGATTACATGCCCAGGTTGCATTGCTCACCGGTTCCCTGGCCATGGGAGGCGGCATCTGGTCCATGCACTTTATCGGGATGCTTGCCTTTCGCATTGGTAACCATGTGCATTACGACCCTCTGGTGACCTTTCTGTCGATGGTTCCCTCTGTACTGGCATCCTGGGTTGCATTGCAGATGCTATCCCACGATCAGATCAGTCGGCGCCAGTTGTGGGTTGGGGGCATATTGGTGGGGGCGGGTATTGGCACCATGCATTATTCCGGCATGGCCGCTATGCACATGAGCGCCAGCCTGAAATATGATCCCTGGTGGTTTGCCGCATCGATTCTGGTTGCTGCCCTGTTAGCGATACTGGCGCTGTGGATTCGCTTTGGCTTGAGTGGCAACAATCAATTAGGCCCCGTACAAAAAAGCCTATTAGCCAGTAGCGTCATGGGATTGGCGATTGCGGGCATGCATTATACCGGTATGGGGGCCGCCCGTTTTATGGGGGAGCCAGGTGGTCACCTGGTGGAATCAAGTGAGAACCATGGTTTGCTCGCCATTATTATCAGTGCGACCACCCTGGCACTGAGTATGCTGGCCTTGGCCGGTAATTTGGTGCTCCGCTATCGCCAGCTCTATAACCAGTTACTCAATAGTGAATCGCGTTTGCGAGCCATCGTGGATACTGCCGTCGATGGAATAATTACTATCGACAGCCAGGGCAAGATCCTGGCAATGAATAATGCTGCCGAGCAACTCTTTGGTTGGACCCCGGCAGAAATTGAACAGCGTAATATCAAGATGTTAATGCCGGAACCTTATCACTCCGAGCATGACTCCTATCTTCACAATTACGCCAAGACAGGTAATGCGCGAATCATCGGAACCGGTCGGGAAGTGGTAGCCCTGCATAAAGACGGCAGGCAAATTCCTGTGCGTCTTGCTGTCGGTAAAGCAGAGTTACCAGGGCAGACGCTGTTTGTTGGTTTTGTCAGCGATATTAGTGTCCGTAAATCCATGGAGCGGGAATTGCGCACGCGTGAGCAGCAATACCGTACCCTGATCAGCAATATTCCCGGCATCGCATTTCGCTCCCATCTGGTGGCGCCCTGGAATATGATTTTTATCAGCGATGCGGTACAGCGGGTCACTGGCTGGCCTGCCAGCGACTTTATGTCCGGGCATGTCACTATGGGGGATTTATTACATCCCGATGATGTGGCGCGTATCAATGCGCAAGTAACGGATGCCTTGTCGCGCAAGCGTTCCTATACCTGTGAATATCGGGTCATCCATCGCGATGGCAGCGAGCATTGGGTCTCGGAAACGGCTAGCGGCGTTTACGATGAGACCGGCACCCCAATATGGATTGACGGGGTGATTATGGATATCACTGAATCCAAGCGTCGCGCCCATGAGTTTGAAGGGGTTGTTGAGGCTATTGGCAGGGCATCGGCTGTGGCTGAGTTTGATATGGATGGGACCATTATTGGTGTTAACGAAAATTTCCTGAAACTGACGGGGTATCACAAAAACGAATTACTGGGGCGTCACCATCGCATACTCTGCATGCCGGAAGAGGCCGCCAGCGAAGACTATCAACAATTTTGGCAAGATTTGAACCGGGGAATTTTTCGGAGTGGTGAGTTTTGCTATATCGATTGCAATGAAAACCCAATCTGGGTTCAGGCTATTTATACACCTATTTTTGATGTGGATGGAAAACCCTGGAAGATTTTCACGATTGCCAGTGACCTCTCTGAGCGCAAAGCGATGGAGCAGGATTTGGTCGCCGCCAAAGAGCGCGCCGAGCAGGCTTCTATCGCCAAGGGCATGTTCCTCGCCAACATGAGCCATGAAATCCGCACGCCCATGAATGCCATTATTGGTTTTACCGAGTTGCTGCTCGATTCTGCATTGGACCCTGTTCAGTTAAAGCACATGCAAACTGTACGTCAATCAGCGCGCTCGCTCTTGGGATTGCTGAATGACATTCTTGATACGGCAAAACTGGAGCGCGGTGCCCTGGAACTGGACATGCATGTTTTCTCGTTAAAACAGCTATGCCAGCAAATTATGGCCGAACTGCAAATACAGGCTGATAAAAAGGGGCTTGGCCTGCATCTGGATTATGTGCACACCACGCCGGATCAAGTGCTTGGTGACGAACTGCGCATACGCCAGGTTTTGGTCAACCTGTTGGGCAATGCCATCAAATTTACCTTAACCGGTGAGGTGCGCTTAAGCGTAGATGTTCTGGGCGAGGGTGTACGTATGCAAGTACAGGATACTGGTATAGGTATTGCTGTCGAGCGTATTGAACATATTTTTACCCCTTTTACCCAGGCGGATGCATCCATGGCACGCCGTTTTGGCGGCACAGGTTTGGGAACTACTATTGCACGCCAATTGACCGAACTCATGGGAGGGAAAATTAGTGTAACGAGTGTTGAAGGGCAAGGTAGTTGTTTTGTTGTGTGGCTGCCGCTGGAAGCGGCTGCAGGTAGCAGCTTGAAAATCCACACCAGAACAACAGCGCTGCCACCATTAAAAATTCTAATCGCTGATGATGTGCCACAAAATATTGAGGTACTGGAGTTAACATTAACCCGTGATGGCCATCAGGTGAAAAGTGTGGATAACGGCTTGTCGGCATGGGCTATGTTTCAGGCAGAAGTGTTTGACATTATTTTGATGGATATACAAATGCCGGAGGTTGATGGTCTACAGGCCACCAAAATTATCCGCGAGTGGGAGCGGCTACAGCAGCGTCAGTTAACCCCGATTATTGCGCTGACTGCCAGCGTGTTACCCAAGGACCGCCTGGAAGCGGATATGGCAGGAATGAGTGGTTTCGCCTCCAAACCTATTGATAAGGCCGAACTCTATACAGAAATTGCCCGCTGCCTTGGATTACAGGCAGGTACACGCAATAACCGCCCTGAACAGCAACCGCTTAATCTTCCTGTTATTGACTTGCCGGCTGCGCTTGCACGCTGGGGAAACAGCGACAAGTTATACAAAGCCATTGATCAATTCTGTCGGGATGTGAGTAGTGATCCACTTCAGGCGGGTGCAGACAATTTGCAACAGCAGGTACATCGTTTAAGGGGGGCGGCGGCCAACCTTGGTTTGGCACAGGTTGCATATATTTTGCAAAATATTGAACAACACCAACCGTCCGGTAATGCACAATTCTCATTGTTGGCACACGCTATCACTCAGGTCATTCATCAACTCGACAATCTGTTACCGACGGAAGCTGCAGACACTGCAGGAGAGCCATCTATTCCACTTAGCCTGCTCCTTCGCCTGGCGTATGCCTGTCAACACTCCAGTATTGATGAGGAAGGCCTACGCCAGCTTCAAGGCCTTTTGCCCAGTCAATGGTTTGCACAATTGGAAAGTGCTATCGATCAGTTTGATTTTGATAGCGCCGCTGCATTGCTGGCGGATTGGATAAATAATGCCCCCTGGGTTACGCGAGACGCATAA
- the ovoA gene encoding 5-histidylcysteine sulfoxide synthase encodes MMHTGHSTLRQTTESTPLSATNLLTRSPLFSRTPNLRDGDEASLRLALRHYFLDTFTTYESLFECLANDQAFYTKPITLRHPLIFYYGHTATFFVNKLLLARMINRRINQRFESLFAVGVDEMSWDDLNDANYQWPTPAEVKAYRDQVRNLVLDLIDKAPLHLPVDWHNPWWTVIMGIEHERIHLETSSVLIRQHKLEFVKSSPGWQPNRITGAAPNNVLVNVSAGQVCLAKDKTDPYYGWDNEYGLHEAVVAAFDAAKYLVSNQEFLQFVEAGGYLNAYHWEEEGKGWLAYSRAQHPTFWVKKNHGWYLRLMTEEVSMPWDWPVEVNYHEAKAFCNWKKSATGLPVRLPTEDEWYRLYESAGLQDPNDQQSQANIHLDHGASSCPVNHFAHGEFFDVVGNAWQWTETPIYPFDGFEVHAIYDDFTTPTFDGRHNLIKGGSWISCGNESLHTSRYAFRRHFFQHAGFRYVVSGEIKPVPSSHYETDKLMSEYAEFHYGDEYFGVPNFSKSLVDLALNALIDKPKRRALDLGCASGRATFELAQYFEQVTGVDFSARFIGQGVQLANGESLRYTLADEGELVSYKSRSLADLGLVDVKDKVEFFQGDACNLKPVFSGYDFILAANLIDRLYNPAKFLGSIHERINTGGILMLASPYTWLTDHTPREDWLGGFKKDGESFTTLDGLHAHLGQHFRLISGPCEVPFIIRETKRKFQHTLSEVTVWEKL; translated from the coding sequence ATGATGCATACGGGACATTCCACGCTGCGCCAAACCACTGAATCCACCCCATTGAGTGCCACAAACCTGTTAACCCGCTCCCCCCTGTTTTCCAGGACACCAAACCTGCGTGATGGTGATGAAGCCAGCTTGCGCCTTGCCCTGCGCCATTATTTCCTGGATACCTTTACGACCTACGAGTCCCTGTTTGAGTGCCTTGCCAATGATCAGGCGTTTTACACCAAGCCGATCACTCTGCGTCACCCACTGATTTTTTACTATGGCCACACCGCGACGTTTTTCGTTAACAAACTATTGCTTGCCCGTATGATCAACCGGCGTATCAACCAGCGTTTTGAATCCCTGTTTGCGGTGGGGGTAGATGAAATGAGTTGGGACGACCTCAATGATGCCAATTACCAATGGCCAACACCGGCAGAAGTAAAAGCCTATCGTGATCAGGTGCGCAACCTGGTACTGGATTTAATCGACAAGGCGCCATTACATCTGCCCGTGGATTGGCACAATCCCTGGTGGACTGTCATCATGGGCATAGAGCATGAGCGCATCCACCTGGAAACCTCCTCGGTGCTGATCCGCCAGCACAAACTGGAATTTGTGAAAAGCTCGCCTGGCTGGCAACCCAATCGCATAACCGGCGCTGCACCAAACAATGTGCTGGTAAACGTGAGTGCGGGACAGGTGTGTTTAGCTAAAGATAAAACGGATCCCTATTATGGATGGGATAATGAATACGGATTGCATGAGGCCGTTGTTGCCGCATTTGACGCCGCAAAATACCTGGTCAGTAACCAGGAGTTTTTGCAGTTTGTTGAAGCTGGTGGCTATTTGAACGCCTATCATTGGGAAGAAGAAGGTAAAGGCTGGTTAGCTTATAGCAGAGCCCAACATCCCACTTTCTGGGTGAAAAAAAACCATGGTTGGTATTTACGTTTAATGACCGAAGAAGTTTCCATGCCTTGGGATTGGCCTGTGGAGGTGAACTACCACGAAGCCAAGGCTTTTTGTAATTGGAAGAAATCTGCAACCGGTTTGCCAGTGCGTTTACCCACAGAAGATGAATGGTATCGTCTCTATGAAAGCGCAGGCTTACAGGATCCCAACGACCAGCAGAGCCAGGCTAATATCCACCTGGATCATGGAGCATCCTCCTGTCCGGTAAACCATTTTGCCCATGGTGAGTTTTTTGATGTGGTGGGCAATGCCTGGCAATGGACCGAAACACCAATCTATCCCTTTGACGGTTTTGAGGTCCATGCTATTTACGATGATTTCACCACGCCTACCTTTGATGGGCGCCATAACCTTATTAAGGGCGGTTCCTGGATTTCCTGTGGCAACGAAAGCCTGCACACTTCGCGCTACGCATTTCGTCGCCACTTTTTCCAACATGCAGGATTCCGCTATGTCGTCTCCGGAGAAATAAAACCCGTGCCCAGTTCCCATTATGAAACGGATAAACTCATGTCGGAGTACGCCGAATTCCACTACGGTGATGAGTATTTCGGTGTGCCGAATTTTTCCAAATCACTCGTTGATCTGGCGTTAAACGCTTTAATTGACAAACCCAAGCGCAGAGCGCTGGATCTGGGCTGTGCATCTGGTCGCGCCACATTTGAATTGGCTCAGTATTTTGAGCAAGTTACCGGCGTGGATTTCTCTGCACGTTTTATTGGTCAAGGTGTACAACTCGCCAACGGCGAAAGCCTGCGTTATACCTTGGCTGACGAAGGCGAGCTTGTCTCCTATAAATCCCGTTCACTCGCAGATTTGGGCCTGGTCGATGTCAAAGACAAGGTTGAATTCTTCCAGGGCGATGCCTGCAATTTAAAACCTGTGTTCAGCGGTTATGATTTCATCCTTGCTGCCAATCTGATTGACCGCTTGTACAATCCGGCCAAATTCCTGGGCAGTATTCACGAGCGTATCAACACGGGCGGAATACTCATGCTGGCATCGCCTTACACCTGGCTCACTGATCACACCCCACGCGAGGATTGGCTTGGCGGCTTTAAAAAGGATGGTGAAAGCTTCACGACACTGGATGGCTTGCACGCGCACCTCGGCCAACATTTCCGCCTGATCAGCGGCCCTTGTGAAGTACCATTTATCATCCGTGAAACCAAACGCAAGTTTCAACATACACTTTCGGAAGTGACCGTTTGGGAAAAGTTATAA
- a CDS encoding ATP-binding protein, producing the protein MTQLDQFLSRLELLIDRVEAVLPPRSPEIDWRASAFRWRPQANGRGFLQAVRNPHRVALESLKNIETQKQAIVRNTAQFMAGRSANNVLLTGARGTGKSTLIKAAWGAFADQELKIIEVDKTDLLHLADIVDLVGERSEKFIIFCDDLSFEDGEISYKALKSVLDGSISAPTANMLFYATSNRRHLIPQNMRENLDVSYEDGELRPSDSIEEKVSLSERFGLWLSFYPFSQDDYLAAAHYWVTSLGGQWSEQAETAALLWHRTRGARSGRVAWQFARDFVGRE; encoded by the coding sequence GTGACACAACTGGACCAATTCCTGAGCCGCCTGGAGCTGCTGATTGATCGTGTAGAGGCCGTACTCCCCCCCAGGTCACCGGAGATCGACTGGCGTGCCAGTGCCTTCCGGTGGCGCCCACAGGCAAATGGACGGGGCTTTCTGCAGGCGGTGCGTAACCCCCATAGGGTGGCGCTTGAATCACTGAAAAATATTGAAACCCAGAAGCAGGCCATTGTGCGTAATACAGCACAATTTATGGCGGGGCGATCTGCCAATAACGTGCTCTTAACAGGGGCCAGGGGGACGGGTAAATCCACCTTGATCAAGGCCGCTTGGGGAGCTTTCGCCGACCAGGAACTCAAGATTATCGAGGTGGACAAAACCGACCTGCTGCATTTGGCCGATATTGTTGATTTGGTCGGTGAACGCTCCGAAAAATTCATTATTTTTTGCGACGATTTATCGTTCGAGGACGGGGAGATCAGCTATAAAGCCCTAAAGTCTGTATTGGATGGCTCTATTTCTGCGCCGACGGCCAATATGCTCTTCTATGCCACCAGTAATCGCCGCCACCTGATTCCGCAAAATATGCGTGAAAACCTGGATGTTAGTTATGAAGATGGCGAGTTGCGCCCCAGTGACAGCATTGAGGAAAAGGTGTCTCTCTCCGAGCGCTTTGGGCTTTGGCTCAGCTTTTATCCTTTCAGTCAGGACGATTACCTCGCAGCCGCCCACTATTGGGTGACAAGCCTGGGTGGGCAGTGGAGTGAACAGGCCGAAACAGCGGCCCTGCTGTGGCACAGGACTCGCGGTGCCCGCAGCGGCCGTGTTGCCTGGCAATTTGCCAGGGATTTTGTGGGGCGGGAGTGA